A portion of the Halobacillus ihumii genome contains these proteins:
- a CDS encoding M4 family metallopeptidase: MNKKVVSSTLALSLALGGFASVAPNVHASEKKVEFNEKYNTPSYIVGNWQAPQIKGLTKADTLSEKDVAFAFLNANSELFKLQGDAAQNFKVVKEKANKDSGTHHLRLVEQYKDIPIYGSDQTITLNEKNHVTSFFGQVVPNLEEKDIPTKPSISDQKAVDIAKAAIDKKIGHVEEYDGDISSNLYIYEHDGEFHLAYLVKASTSKPEPGYWHYFIDATNGDVINMINEIDLVTGFGKGVLGQKQMFEMSKGTEGNYFLFDETRGDGVHTFHAQHISPLIFNLLSQLADYTGEEITSDHKFFSDPAAVSAQVNAADVYDYYQETFGRDSYDDQGAKLISSVHVGQGWNNAAWNGKQMMYGDGDGETFIPLSGAKDVIAHELTHAVTDTTSSLIYQGESGALNESISDILGTMVDREDWKMGEDVYTPDIEGDALRTLKDPASYTNALTGPYPDHYSKRYTGEADNGGVHINSSINNKAAYLVAEGGTHYGVTVEGVGREATEQIYYLANTQYLTATSDFSMMRQAAIEAATALYGESSAEVEAVQKAYEAVGVE; encoded by the coding sequence TTGAATAAAAAAGTTGTTTCATCTACATTGGCGTTATCCCTTGCACTGGGAGGGTTTGCGTCCGTTGCCCCAAATGTTCACGCCAGCGAGAAAAAGGTTGAATTCAATGAAAAATACAATACCCCCTCCTATATCGTTGGAAATTGGCAGGCACCACAGATAAAAGGCTTAACGAAAGCTGACACGCTCAGTGAAAAAGATGTCGCGTTTGCTTTCCTCAATGCCAACAGTGAATTGTTTAAGTTACAAGGAGATGCGGCACAAAACTTCAAAGTCGTGAAGGAAAAAGCAAATAAAGATAGCGGAACCCACCACCTCAGACTCGTGGAACAATATAAAGACATTCCAATATACGGATCAGACCAAACGATCACCTTAAATGAGAAAAATCATGTCACATCTTTTTTTGGACAAGTTGTGCCTAATTTAGAAGAGAAAGATATTCCAACTAAGCCGTCCATTTCAGATCAAAAGGCAGTAGATATCGCCAAAGCAGCCATCGATAAGAAAATCGGTCATGTTGAGGAATATGACGGCGATATTAGCAGCAACTTATACATTTACGAACATGACGGCGAATTTCATCTTGCTTACCTTGTGAAGGCCTCTACTTCAAAACCTGAACCAGGTTACTGGCACTATTTTATTGACGCTACAAATGGCGATGTGATTAACATGATCAATGAAATCGACCTTGTGACTGGCTTTGGAAAAGGTGTGCTCGGTCAAAAGCAGATGTTCGAAATGAGCAAAGGCACAGAAGGAAACTACTTCCTATTTGATGAAACACGAGGAGACGGCGTTCACACATTCCATGCCCAGCATATCAGCCCGCTAATTTTCAATCTGTTGTCACAGCTGGCTGACTATACAGGCGAAGAAATTACGAGTGACCATAAGTTTTTCTCTGATCCTGCAGCTGTGTCCGCACAGGTAAATGCAGCTGACGTTTACGATTACTATCAAGAAACTTTTGGGCGGGACTCTTACGATGATCAAGGTGCGAAGCTGATTTCTTCTGTACACGTGGGACAAGGATGGAACAATGCGGCATGGAACGGAAAACAAATGATGTACGGTGATGGAGACGGCGAGACGTTCATCCCATTATCTGGAGCAAAAGATGTCATCGCTCATGAACTGACACATGCTGTGACAGATACAACTTCCAGTCTGATTTACCAAGGTGAATCAGGGGCGTTAAATGAATCCATCTCTGATATTCTTGGAACCATGGTTGACCGTGAAGATTGGAAGATGGGTGAAGATGTTTATACACCGGATATCGAAGGAGATGCTTTGCGTACGTTGAAGGACCCAGCTTCCTATACGAACGCTCTCACTGGGCCTTATCCAGACCATTACAGTAAACGATACACAGGAGAGGCGGATAACGGCGGTGTGCATATTAACTCCAGCATCAATAACAAAGCAGCCTACCTGGTTGCTGAAGGCGGCACACATTACGGAGTTACTGTCGAAGGAGTTGGACGAGAAGCAACCGAACAAATCTATTATCTAGCCAACACCCAATATTTAACGGCAACATCTGACTTCAGCATGATGCGTCAAGCAGCCATTGAAGCGGCGACAGCTCTTTATGGTGAATCTTCAGCAGAAGTAGAAGCTGTGCAGAAAGCCTATGAAGCAGTCGGTGTAGAATAA
- a CDS encoding CalY family protein: MGMKKKLGMSVVTASLGLSLIGGGTFAYFSDTETTNNTFAAGTLDLSVDPQKIIDVSNLKPGDTMVREFKLANDGSVKIDTVNLLTDYQIIDAQGDNGSADFGKHIRVNFLFNWDKESEPVFQTTLHELKNMDPDVVQREVWDPLWEQKGGLTSGASNELWVEFEFVDNGEDQNIFQGDKLQVDWKFNATQGDGEEK; encoded by the coding sequence ATGGGTATGAAAAAGAAACTGGGAATGAGTGTTGTTACGGCATCACTCGGCTTATCGTTAATCGGGGGAGGTACGTTTGCGTATTTCAGCGACACGGAAACGACAAACAATACGTTTGCAGCAGGAACGTTAGATTTATCTGTTGACCCTCAGAAGATTATTGACGTCAGCAATCTAAAACCTGGCGACACGATGGTCCGTGAATTCAAACTCGCCAACGATGGGAGTGTGAAAATCGACACCGTCAATCTACTAACAGATTACCAAATCATCGATGCTCAAGGTGACAATGGATCAGCTGACTTTGGCAAGCACATCAGAGTCAACTTCCTCTTTAACTGGGACAAGGAAAGTGAACCCGTTTTTCAAACGACACTACACGAACTGAAGAACATGGATCCTGATGTTGTGCAGCGAGAAGTGTGGGATCCGTTATGGGAACAAAAAGGCGGACTTACTTCGGGTGCTTCGAACGAATTATGGGTAGAGTTTGAGTTTGTGGACAACGGTGAAGATCAGAACATCTTCCAAGGAGACAAGCTTCAAGTAGACTGGAAGTTTAATGCCACTCAAGGCGATGGCGAAGAAAAATAA
- the sipW gene encoding signal peptidase I SipW, which produces MKKTLKIISSLVTYLLIGVMICLAIIVISSKTSGGEPTIFGYQLKTVLSGSMEPTFQTGSIIAIKPKQEEMTYQKGEVITFRAEDDKLITHRIVDAKQVDGEWIYTTKGDHNESVDAAPVLSQNVIGHYVDFTVPYVGYLLSYASSKAGAALLLIVPGVILFLYSIGSIFQVVREIDGKTEKRSA; this is translated from the coding sequence ATGAAGAAAACTTTAAAAATCATTAGCAGTCTCGTTACGTATCTCTTGATTGGCGTCATGATTTGTCTAGCTATTATCGTTATTTCTTCAAAAACAAGCGGTGGAGAACCCACCATATTTGGCTATCAGCTAAAGACTGTGCTCTCTGGTTCAATGGAACCCACCTTTCAGACAGGATCGATCATAGCGATCAAGCCGAAACAAGAAGAAATGACCTATCAAAAAGGGGAGGTCATTACATTTCGAGCTGAAGACGACAAACTGATCACCCACCGTATTGTCGACGCGAAACAGGTAGATGGTGAGTGGATCTATACCACTAAAGGTGACCATAACGAATCCGTTGATGCAGCCCCTGTTCTTTCACAGAACGTAATTGGCCATTATGTCGACTTTACTGTTCCATATGTTGGGTATTTATTAAGTTACGCCAGTTCCAAAGCAGGTGCTGCTTTATTACTCATTGTGCCTGGAGTCATTCTATTTTTGTATTCGATCGGTTCCATCTTTCAAGTTGTTAGAGAAATAGATGGAAAAACTGAAAAACGTTCCGCTTAA
- a CDS encoding DUF4047 domain-containing protein — translation MNVRKTTVLACLCSITFYLTSTVIDETEAVFSDQESSTSTITAAVVFPEAIDELVKRAKQLSTRINAAYDNVLAITVHDLSIHQAEAKLVTLQKARDEIKNLTQQLKSIHDQVRKYEQRAASTSGNGSAQYVQAGLDKIQKLYETCNKKIDSQQIKRVSTDLQETIEDLKQKRSEREQTPEPAADHQSETTNEKKANPKKQPEKENHSKEEPPQKESSTNDTFYQNPPTKGDEKPETESTKENSPKENSQPTTQKQDTATEELSEPIEAKGNTNQEKEETTQDDEENFKNH, via the coding sequence ATGAACGTTAGAAAAACAACTGTACTGGCATGCTTATGCAGCATTACCTTTTATTTAACCTCAACCGTCATCGATGAAACCGAGGCTGTATTTTCTGACCAGGAATCATCAACCTCAACCATCACGGCTGCTGTTGTTTTTCCTGAAGCCATTGACGAATTAGTAAAAAGGGCGAAACAACTATCAACCCGTATAAATGCTGCTTATGACAATGTTCTTGCCATAACAGTTCATGATTTATCCATTCACCAGGCTGAAGCTAAACTCGTGACATTACAAAAGGCGCGTGATGAGATCAAGAACCTGACCCAACAGTTAAAATCCATTCATGATCAAGTTAGAAAATATGAGCAACGGGCTGCATCAACCAGTGGCAATGGTTCAGCTCAGTATGTACAAGCTGGCCTCGATAAAATCCAAAAGCTCTATGAGACATGTAACAAGAAAATAGATTCGCAGCAAATCAAACGCGTATCAACTGATCTACAAGAAACCATCGAAGACTTGAAACAAAAACGCAGTGAGCGCGAACAAACGCCTGAACCGGCAGCCGACCATCAGAGTGAAACAACGAATGAAAAGAAAGCTAATCCAAAGAAGCAACCTGAAAAGGAAAACCATAGCAAAGAAGAACCTCCACAGAAAGAGTCATCCACCAATGATACTTTTTATCAGAACCCTCCGACCAAGGGAGATGAAAAACCAGAAACTGAATCCACCAAGGAAAATTCGCCAAAAGAAAACAGCCAACCTACTACTCAAAAACAAGACACAGCGACTGAAGAACTATCAGAACCTATCGAAGCTAAAGGAAATACAAATCAAGAAAAGGAGGAAACCACTCAAGATGATGAAGAAAACTTTAAAAATCATTAG
- a CDS encoding M3 family oligoendopeptidase has translation MKESKFNFMWDLDSLFVDGSGSLQFNEHVKHMENKIYELEEMVYLFETPQEKDEAYRVAAIIEYITDIENNLAQANSFISCLLAQNSQDYKASRLQGKTSSINARFESNVKRVQKVLVNTNQQLWEKLVDTEILKEYKFILNDWCEQAKYYLSNKEERLVSDLMVDGYHAWGKVYNSLLSSIRVHVQIDGENKELSVAQAINLRSHPDEGVRKESHNALEDIWTEKEELFASILNHIAGFRVQVNKRRGVKNVLEQPLMDNRMKRETLDAMWRALKQYKKPFANYLKQKAKIFGDNKMESYNFWAPMAQSPYQINYEEAVGFILEHFSQFGTELESFSRHAFDNGWIDAEDRPNKSAVAFCTGFPISEESRVFMTYGGRITDVLTLAHELGHAFHNHAMGPVHAVNKHYPMSIAETASTFSEMIILDAAMDKAESRNEKLFLLDEKLKRSVMNFMNIHARFLFEEKFYKEREKGFVSSSRLNVLMQNALDEGYEGSLDNPSIHSWVWTPHFYLTKSPFYNFPYTFGYLFSLSIYAKAKEKGRDFEKSYLELLRDSGNMSTEDLVMKHLGEDITSKSFWEKGMALCVKDAEDFIKLSSI, from the coding sequence ATGAAAGAATCGAAGTTTAATTTTATGTGGGATTTAGATAGCTTGTTCGTAGATGGAAGCGGATCACTTCAATTTAATGAACATGTCAAACACATGGAAAACAAAATATATGAGCTTGAAGAAATGGTTTATCTTTTTGAAACCCCGCAAGAAAAAGACGAAGCATATAGAGTTGCAGCTATAATTGAATACATAACTGACATTGAAAATAACCTGGCACAGGCCAATTCTTTTATATCCTGCCTTCTTGCACAGAACTCACAGGATTATAAGGCTTCAAGACTACAAGGAAAAACATCCTCTATAAATGCTCGATTTGAGTCGAATGTAAAGCGAGTACAAAAAGTCCTCGTAAATACAAATCAACAATTGTGGGAAAAGCTAGTAGATACTGAGATTCTAAAAGAATATAAATTCATATTAAATGATTGGTGTGAACAGGCTAAGTACTACCTTTCAAATAAAGAAGAAAGGTTAGTGTCAGATTTAATGGTTGATGGTTATCATGCTTGGGGAAAAGTTTATAATTCACTTCTCAGTAGTATTAGAGTTCATGTTCAAATCGACGGGGAGAATAAGGAGTTATCAGTTGCTCAAGCAATAAATTTGCGTTCGCATCCTGATGAAGGGGTTCGAAAAGAATCACATAATGCTCTAGAAGACATCTGGACTGAGAAAGAAGAATTATTTGCAAGCATACTTAATCATATTGCTGGGTTCAGGGTACAAGTGAATAAAAGAAGAGGTGTGAAAAACGTACTAGAACAACCTCTCATGGATAATCGTATGAAGAGGGAAACGTTGGATGCCATGTGGAGAGCGTTGAAGCAATATAAAAAACCTTTTGCTAATTACTTAAAACAAAAGGCCAAAATATTTGGTGATAATAAAATGGAATCTTATAATTTCTGGGCTCCCATGGCGCAAAGTCCTTATCAAATAAATTACGAAGAAGCAGTCGGGTTTATTTTGGAGCATTTTAGTCAATTTGGAACAGAATTAGAAAGTTTTTCTCGACATGCATTTGATAACGGCTGGATAGATGCAGAAGATCGCCCGAATAAATCAGCAGTGGCGTTTTGTACAGGGTTTCCGATTTCAGAGGAGTCAAGAGTTTTTATGACATATGGGGGTAGAATCACTGATGTACTAACTTTGGCACATGAACTGGGTCACGCTTTTCATAATCATGCTATGGGACCTGTTCATGCAGTGAATAAACATTACCCTATGAGTATAGCTGAAACAGCTTCAACTTTTTCCGAAATGATCATCTTAGATGCAGCGATGGATAAAGCAGAATCTAGAAATGAAAAATTGTTCCTGCTGGATGAAAAATTAAAGCGTAGTGTGATGAACTTTATGAATATACACGCTAGGTTTTTGTTTGAAGAGAAATTTTACAAAGAACGGGAAAAAGGGTTCGTCTCCTCATCACGATTAAATGTGCTCATGCAAAACGCACTAGATGAGGGGTATGAAGGCTCTCTGGATAACCCATCTATTCATTCCTGGGTCTGGACACCGCATTTTTATCTTACTAAATCACCTTTTTACAACTTTCCCTATACATTTGGATACTTATTTTCTCTTAGTATCTATGCGAAGGCAAAGGAAAAAGGAAGAGATTTTGAAAAAAGTTATTTAGAACTGCTTCGTGATTCAGGGAATATGTCCACAGAGGATTTAGTCATGAAGCATTTGGGGGAAGATATTACATCAAAGTCGTTTTGGGAGAAAGGGATGGCGTTATGCGTGAAAGATGCTGAAGATTTTATTAAACTGAGTTCTATATAA
- the shc gene encoding squalene--hopene cyclase, which translates to MEERMKAEINHLIEMLQDRQTEDGSWRFCFEGPPMTDAYMIILLRSLEINDEELIHQLAHRIQSKQCENGTWKLYEDEEEGNLSATIEAYYALLYSGYKQQEDLDMRMAKQFIMKKGGLNQATSLTKMMLAVTGQLPWPKFFPVPIEMILLPQSFPINFFDFVGYARVHMAPMLIVADQKFVLKGKETPNLSHLLNHRVSDNDYFEEFRSGSMSFITQSIKRLIGLPSELHRMALEKANRFMIGRIEPNGTLYSYFSATFLMIFSLLALGYSKDDPVIQNAVRGLKSLQCSNDHIQNSPSTVWDTSLISHALQTAGVESSSPTIQKANYYLLQKQHYRYGDWAIHNPYVLPGGWGFSDSNTMNPDVDDTTAALRAIKNTASQSPPIRQSWFRGMKWALSMQNHDGGWPAFEKNTDKKILKLVPIDGAEAASIDPSTADLTGRTMEFLGRDARLNLYHPQIKSGVNWLVENQETNGAWYGRWGVSYIYGTWAAITGMRAVGVKRDHTSVEKGVQWLKSIQNKDGGWGESCQSDIEKNYVPLSFSTPSQTAWALDALISVYSGPTEEINRGIDCLLYQLHERGQGFTYPTGAGLPGSFYIYYHSYNYIWPLLTLSRYVEKYHSQLD; encoded by the coding sequence ATGGAGGAGCGAATGAAGGCAGAAATCAATCATCTTATTGAGATGTTGCAAGATAGGCAGACAGAGGATGGTAGTTGGCGATTTTGTTTTGAAGGCCCTCCGATGACTGATGCTTATATGATTATTCTATTGAGGTCACTTGAAATAAATGACGAAGAATTAATACACCAGCTGGCTCACCGAATTCAGTCCAAACAATGCGAGAATGGCACGTGGAAACTTTATGAGGATGAAGAGGAAGGGAACCTTTCAGCCACGATTGAGGCTTACTATGCCCTCCTCTATTCCGGGTACAAACAACAAGAAGATCTGGACATGCGAATGGCAAAGCAATTTATTATGAAAAAAGGAGGGCTTAATCAAGCCACTTCACTGACGAAAATGATGCTGGCCGTAACCGGTCAATTACCTTGGCCTAAATTCTTTCCTGTCCCGATAGAAATGATATTACTTCCCCAGTCCTTCCCGATTAACTTTTTTGATTTCGTCGGCTATGCACGAGTTCATATGGCTCCGATGTTAATCGTTGCTGATCAAAAGTTCGTGTTGAAGGGAAAAGAAACCCCTAATTTATCTCATTTACTCAATCATCGTGTTTCAGATAATGATTATTTTGAGGAATTCAGATCAGGCAGTATGTCTTTTATTACACAAAGCATCAAAAGGTTAATCGGATTACCCAGTGAGTTACATCGAATGGCCCTCGAAAAAGCCAATCGGTTTATGATAGGAAGAATTGAACCGAATGGGACACTGTATAGTTATTTTAGTGCCACCTTTTTAATGATTTTTTCACTGCTGGCTTTGGGTTATTCTAAAGACGACCCTGTCATCCAAAATGCCGTGAGGGGTTTAAAGTCTTTGCAATGTTCGAATGACCATATACAAAATTCACCCTCGACCGTCTGGGACACCTCGCTCATCTCCCATGCCCTGCAAACAGCTGGAGTAGAAAGTTCTTCCCCAACGATTCAAAAAGCCAATTATTATCTATTACAAAAACAGCATTATAGATATGGCGATTGGGCAATCCATAATCCCTATGTTTTACCAGGAGGATGGGGTTTTTCAGATAGTAATACAATGAACCCGGATGTCGATGATACAACCGCAGCATTAAGAGCCATAAAGAATACAGCGAGTCAATCTCCACCCATCAGACAATCCTGGTTTAGAGGAATGAAATGGGCCTTAAGCATGCAAAATCATGACGGTGGATGGCCTGCTTTTGAAAAAAATACTGATAAAAAAATATTGAAGCTCGTGCCGATCGATGGAGCTGAAGCCGCGAGCATAGATCCCTCAACGGCTGATTTAACAGGACGCACCATGGAGTTTCTTGGCCGGGACGCACGCTTAAACCTTTACCATCCTCAAATTAAAAGCGGCGTCAATTGGCTCGTGGAAAATCAAGAAACGAATGGTGCGTGGTATGGACGTTGGGGAGTTTCTTATATTTATGGGACTTGGGCTGCGATCACAGGAATGAGAGCCGTGGGAGTTAAACGTGATCATACCTCGGTTGAAAAAGGTGTTCAGTGGTTGAAGAGCATCCAAAATAAGGATGGGGGCTGGGGTGAATCCTGTCAGAGTGATATTGAAAAAAACTATGTCCCCCTAAGTTTTAGCACGCCATCGCAAACGGCTTGGGCTTTAGACGCATTAATTTCGGTTTACAGTGGACCGACGGAGGAAATCAACCGCGGAATCGATTGTTTGTTATATCAGTTACACGAACGCGGCCAGGGTTTCACGTATCCTACAGGGGCAGGACTTCCGGGCAGCTTTTATATATATTATCATAGTTATAATTATATATGGCCATTGCTGACGTTGAGTCGATATGTTGAAAAATATCATTCACAGTTGGACTGA
- a CDS encoding DUF2515 family protein, translating into MGNRLMKGKLFLHHKLSSSLKKIKKNLKNLQPSPISEEQLSTEEQDIIDFVKKETAQLNSNNITRTQGYLDFYRQFPEIHWAFLGHMVSRNGGWNMTDLKGDFLPKILSVDEKQNFFTFLERGNWLIFHDIYPQLLLYQESIRRNTNLFYLLPAIGVSRFMEVIWNHFWEESDEYLLAIALVINEQSYLEKRVVQQPHYQKTVLNTLEFKLQDLLSLNQILFPCSEGDKIKIRGQTIHHFASLHERILLGIRLYKLLFEEGNFAAFYKWALQHPHTGSRRDYWPMLFNDINESIPGKPIKRRTRKCRLKPGSHRIYSPQLKYSWKNVEHKQAEEGDWYSTWQIVRYLKKDTQFVDGNIQDEYCYTLEKLEFSILAKQSITP; encoded by the coding sequence ATGGGAAATAGGCTAATGAAAGGGAAGTTGTTTCTTCATCATAAACTGTCATCAAGTTTGAAAAAGATAAAGAAAAACTTAAAAAACCTTCAGCCCTCCCCAATTTCAGAGGAACAATTAAGTACAGAAGAACAAGATATCATTGATTTTGTAAAAAAGGAAACAGCTCAACTCAACAGCAATAACATCACCAGAACGCAAGGCTATTTAGATTTTTATCGGCAATTTCCTGAAATTCATTGGGCGTTTTTGGGTCATATGGTATCCAGGAATGGCGGATGGAATATGACCGATCTTAAAGGAGATTTCTTGCCAAAAATATTATCGGTTGATGAAAAGCAAAATTTCTTTACTTTCTTAGAACGGGGAAATTGGCTGATTTTTCATGATATTTATCCGCAATTGCTGTTATATCAAGAAAGTATCAGACGGAACACCAATTTATTTTATCTTTTACCTGCCATCGGAGTTTCTCGGTTCATGGAAGTGATATGGAACCACTTTTGGGAAGAAAGTGACGAATATCTTCTGGCCATTGCTCTCGTGATTAATGAACAAAGTTATTTAGAAAAAAGGGTCGTTCAACAGCCGCACTATCAAAAAACAGTGTTAAATACATTAGAATTTAAACTGCAAGATTTATTAAGTTTGAATCAAATCCTTTTTCCCTGCTCAGAAGGAGATAAAATTAAGATCCGCGGTCAAACCATTCATCACTTCGCCTCTTTACACGAACGGATTTTATTAGGCATTCGATTATATAAGCTTCTATTTGAAGAGGGAAATTTCGCTGCTTTTTACAAATGGGCCCTGCAGCATCCTCATACCGGATCGAGAAGGGATTATTGGCCGATGTTATTCAATGATATTAATGAATCTATACCTGGGAAACCGATTAAACGACGAACAAGAAAGTGCCGGTTAAAGCCGGGGTCTCACCGGATCTATAGCCCTCAATTAAAGTATAGTTGGAAAAATGTCGAACATAAACAAGCAGAAGAAGGAGATTGGTATTCAACATGGCAAATTGTCCGATATTTAAAAAAGGATACCCAATTCGTAGATGGGAATATTCAGGATGAATACTGTTACACGTTGGAAAAACTCGAATTCTCAATCCTCGCCAAACAATCGATTACACCTTAA
- a CDS encoding CBO0543 family protein → MIFASLIGTYLDLWMVGEGYYAFPNRPFPSIFSINILFTLLMLPVVTIAVISLFRAFTSFIQRGLISLSIFLFIPIFEHVSGLFGVFTHTGDWNHLYSGFGYVIFTFVIWKFYLWMSS, encoded by the coding sequence ATGATATTTGCTTCACTGATCGGGACGTACTTGGACCTTTGGATGGTGGGAGAGGGATATTATGCATTTCCTAACCGGCCGTTTCCAAGTATTTTTTCTATTAATATCTTATTTACTCTTTTGATGTTACCTGTAGTAACGATAGCGGTTATATCTTTGTTCAGAGCATTCACTTCCTTTATACAACGGGGGCTGATCTCTCTATCTATCTTTCTTTTCATCCCAATCTTTGAACACGTCTCCGGTTTGTTTGGTGTTTTCACACATACTGGTGATTGGAATCATCTTTATTCTGGTTTTGGGTACGTCATCTTTACATTCGTCATTTGGAAGTTTTATCTATGGATGTCTTCCTGA
- a CDS encoding MFS transporter, protein MEMKKALPILFAVMFFVMVGFGIIIPVLPFYAEELGASPTQLGLLMAVYSLMQLLFAPMWGRISDRVGRKPVIMIGILGLSLSFFLMAVSSQLWMLFAARIVGGFLSAANMPTIMAYVADITTEEDRGKGMGVIGASIGLGFILGPAIGGVFSKTSLSMPFYIAGASSLLTLILVWLILKESLPHESRGGQTAQKTSLKYSLSGSISILYVLQLFVSVSLAGLEATFAYFAAEEAGIGTVELGYLFMIMGLAGAFVQGGLVGKLTKKFGEGFVIQIGITISALGFGLILLIDSFVTAAVFLTIFGVGNGIIRPSVSALLTKKSTAGYGSTTGLLSSFDSLGRIIGPPLGGWLFSIFIGLPYLSGILLSLIAFCLYRLYLGQSKKYRSASSL, encoded by the coding sequence TTGGAAATGAAAAAAGCATTACCTATTTTGTTTGCCGTGATGTTCTTCGTCATGGTGGGCTTTGGAATTATTATCCCTGTATTGCCATTTTATGCTGAAGAATTGGGGGCTTCTCCTACACAATTGGGACTGCTTATGGCGGTTTATTCACTCATGCAGCTCCTTTTTGCCCCAATGTGGGGAAGGATTTCTGATAGGGTTGGCCGGAAGCCTGTGATCATGATTGGTATATTGGGGCTTTCGTTATCCTTTTTTCTCATGGCCGTTTCTTCGCAGCTTTGGATGCTCTTCGCTGCAAGAATAGTCGGCGGCTTTTTGTCTGCTGCTAACATGCCGACCATCATGGCTTATGTGGCTGATATTACAACAGAGGAAGATCGGGGAAAAGGAATGGGAGTGATTGGCGCTTCGATCGGTCTTGGCTTTATACTGGGACCGGCAATTGGCGGTGTTTTCTCAAAGACTAGTTTAAGCATGCCCTTCTATATAGCTGGAGCTTCTTCTTTATTAACGCTCATCCTTGTGTGGCTTATCTTGAAGGAATCGTTGCCACACGAAAGCAGGGGTGGACAAACTGCTCAAAAGACTTCTTTAAAATATAGTCTGAGTGGATCGATATCGATTTTATATGTTCTGCAATTATTTGTATCTGTATCGTTAGCCGGCCTGGAAGCTACCTTTGCTTACTTTGCTGCTGAAGAAGCAGGAATAGGCACCGTAGAGCTGGGCTATCTTTTTATGATCATGGGGCTGGCTGGAGCCTTTGTACAAGGAGGATTAGTCGGTAAACTAACGAAAAAATTTGGAGAAGGATTTGTCATTCAAATTGGAATCACAATTTCAGCTCTAGGTTTTGGACTAATTCTGCTCATTGATAGTTTTGTAACTGCAGCCGTCTTTTTGACGATCTTCGGGGTTGGAAATGGGATCATCCGTCCAAGTGTTTCCGCTTTATTAACGAAAAAGTCTACAGCAGGGTATGGCAGTACAACAGGTCTTTTGTCTTCCTTTGATTCACTGGGGAGAATCATTGGTCCTCCATTAGGCGGGTGGCTCTTTTCTATCTTCATAGGCTTGCCTTATCTATCAGGGATATTATTATCGTTGATCGCATTTTGCCTGTATCGACTCTATCTCGGACAATCAAAAAAATATAGATCAGCCTCATCATTATAA